GGAGGTTGGGGGTGACCAGGTCGGCGCGCCGACAGAGCGCGCGGACCGCGGCTTCGGCGTCGCCGTCGAGGAGCCGGTCGCCGCTGGTCGCGACCATGACCGGGTCGAGGACCACGAGCGGCGGGCGCACCGCGGCGAGCCAGGCGTCGACCGTCGCGACGACGTCGGCCGAGCCGAGCATTCCGATCTTGACCGCGTCGATCTCGACGTCGTCGCTGACCGCGCGCAGCTGCGCGTCGAGGAACGCCGTCGGCGGCACGTGCACTTCGCGGACGCCGAGGGTGTTCTGGGCGACGAGCGCGGTGACGACGGCCATGCCGTAGCCGCCGAAGGCGGCGATGGACTTGAGGTCGGCCTGGACGCCGGCTCCCCCGGTGGGATCGGTGCCGGCGATGCTGAGGACGCGGGGGATCATGCGGCGGCCGCTCGGAGCTCGCGCACGACCGCGCCGGGATCGTCGGCCGCGCACACGGCGGAGACGACGGCGACCCCCGCCGCTCCCGCGCGGCGCAGGGCGGCGACGTCGTCGACGCCGATGCCGCCGATCGCGACGCACGGTAGCGCGGTGGATGCCGCCAGCTCGGCGAATCCGTCGACGCCGAGCGGCTGCGGGTGGTCGGGTTTCGTCGCGGTGGCGCGGATGACGCCCACGCCGAGGTAGTCGACCGTTCCCTCCGGGAAGGCGGCGGCCGCGGCGAGGTGCGCCGGGGTGTTCGCCGTCCAGCCCACGAGGGCGTCGGGTCCGAGGAGGGCGCGTGCGGCATCGACGGGAAGGTCGCTCTGTCCGAGGTGGATGCCGTCGACCCGCGCGCCCCGGTCGCGCGCCGCCAGCACGATGTCGAGGCGATCATCGACGACGAAGGTGCAGCGTCCCGCGACGACGTCGGCGAGGTCGAGGGTCCGGGCGAAGAGTTCTCCGCCGGAGGCGAGCTTGTCGCGCAATTGGACGACGGTGACGCCGGCGCCGACGGCCGCATCGACGATGTCGCGCAGGCGCGAGAACGGCACGCGGTGGTCGGTGACGAGGTGGAGCGACAGGTCGGTCATCGCGCGATCTCCACGCGGCCGTCGAGGTCGGCGGGCTGGACGCGGGCGAGCTCGTCGAGGAAGGCGACGGCGAACGATCCCGGCCCTCGGGCTCCGGATGCCGCCCGCTCCGAGGCCACGGCCCAGACGGCGCTCGCTGCGATCGCGGCGTCGAACGGTTCGCTGACGGTCGCGAAGGCCGCCATCGCGGCGCCCAGGGCGCAGCCGCCGCCGGTGACCTTGGTCAGCAGGACGCTTCCGCCGGGGACGCGGGCCGT
This portion of the Microbacterium testaceum StLB037 genome encodes:
- the thiE gene encoding thiamine phosphate synthase; the encoded protein is MTDLSLHLVTDHRVPFSRLRDIVDAAVGAGVTVVQLRDKLASGGELFARTLDLADVVAGRCTFVVDDRLDIVLAARDRGARVDGIHLGQSDLPVDAARALLGPDALVGWTANTPAHLAAAAAFPEGTVDYLGVGVIRATATKPDHPQPLGVDGFAELAASTALPCVAIGGIGVDDVAALRRAGAAGVAVVSAVCAADDPGAVVRELRAAAA